Below is a genomic region from Jiangella gansuensis DSM 44835.
GCCGACGTCGTCATCCCGATCACGTTCGCCGCCGGTGCCGGCGGGGACGCGGGCGGCGACGGCGCCGGATCCGGTGCCGCTGCTGGCACCGACACGGGGGCCGGCGACCGCGAAACCGCCGGCACCGGCGGCCCGTCCCCGAGCAGCACCACCGCCGGCGGCGCCGGATCCGACCTGGCCGAGACCGGGTCGCCGGTCGGGCCGGTCGCGCTGGCCGCACTCGCTCTGCTGGGCGCCGGAGGCGCCCTCGTCATCGCACGCCGCCGTCCGACCGAGGAGACGAACCGACCGTGAGAACCGACCTGACCCGACACGCGAGACGTGCCCTGTCGTCGTTGCTGGCCGTAACGGTGGGCGTCGGGGGCCTGGTGGTCGTCGCGTCGGCCGCACCGGTAGCGGCAGAGCCAGTTTCCACCGCTGCCGCCGGCGTCGTCGGCGGCAGCCTCGACTGGGGCGTGAAGGCCTCGTTCCGCACTTACATCACCGGCCCGATCGCGCACGGCTCGGTCGAGGTCCACCCGCCCGCCACGACCAACGACGACGGCACGTTCCGGTTCGCCGACGCCGCCGGGGAAGCCGACGGTGAGGCCGGTACGGCCGATCTGGCGTTCGCAGGCGAGGTGTACTTCTCCGGTCACGACTCGGGCTCCGGCCCGCTGCTGGAACTGACGGTCACCGATCCGGCCGTCCGTATCGACGGCGCCACGGGCGTGCTCGTCGCCGACGTGGTCAGCAAGAGCCTGGACAGTGGCGAGCTGGTCGAGTACGTCGACGTGGAGCTCGCCGAGCTGGACCTGTCCGCCACCCCGCTGACCGTCGACGGCGACACCGTCACCGCGACCGGTGTGCCCGCCACGCTGACCGAGGCCGGCGTGCCTGCGTTCGCGAACTTCTACGCCGCCGGCACCGCGCTGGATCCGGTGACCTTCACCGTCACGGTGGAGGAAACCGAGCCGGAGACGGTGTGGGAGCCGGCGCTCGAGGTCTTCGCCGCCGACGGTGAGACACCGCTCGGCGACACCGAGTTGAACTACGGCGACACCGTCGTGGTGAGGGGGTCCGGGTACGACCCGGCCGGCAACGTCGCCCCGGAGAACAGCCGGCCGCCGATCCCGGCCGGCGTGCCGGCCGGCACGTACGTGGTGTTCGGCAAGTTCGCCGACGAGTGGCGGCCCTCGCAGGGTGCCGCGTCGTCGGCCCGCGTCGTCGGCTCGCAGCTGTGGGCGCTGGCCGAGGGCGCGCTGAACCAGGTGCCCAGCCAGTACCAGGGCGCGATCCGGGCGCAGTGGGTGCCGATCGGCGACGACGGCACCTTCGCCGCCGAGCTGACCATCGCCCAGCCGACCGATCGGACGACCGGTGAGCCGGTCCCGTGGCCGGAGACCGGCACGTTCGGCGTCTACACCTACGCCGCCGGTGGCACCGTCAACGCCGAGCAGGAACGGGCCGTGCCGGTCACCGTCGCCGAGCCCGAGCCGGAGCCCGAGCCGGAGCCCGAGCCGGGCACCGGCACGCTGGACTGGGGTGTGAAGGCGTCATTCCGGAACTACATCACGGGGCCGATCGCGCACGGTTCGATCGAGGTGCGGGAGCCGGCGACGCAGAACTCGGACGGGACGTTCCGGTTCGGTTCGGGTTCCGGTGACGAGTCGGAGTTGACGTTCGCGGGCGAGGTGTACTTCGCCGGGCACGACATGGGTTCGGGTCCGTTGCTGGAGTTGACGGTGACCGATCCGCGGGTGTCGGTGTCAGGTTCGTCCGGTGTGCTGGTGGCCGATGTGGCCAGCAAGTCGTTGTCGTCGGGCGAGCTGGTGACGTACGACGATGTCGCGCTGGCTGACCTGGACTTCAACGAGCACCCGGTGACGGTGGTCGATGGTGTGGTGTCGGCTGCTGAGGTTCCGGCGACGCTGACGGTGGACGGAGTCGCGGCGTTCGCGGATTTCTATGCCGCGGGAACCGAGCTGGACCCGGTGACGTTCAACGTCGAACTCGGCGAGGAGCCGACGGCGCCGACGCCGATCGTCACCGTCTCGAAGACGGAGAACCTCGACCCGTACGCCGACCAGGTCACGGTCACCGGCACCGGGTTCGCGGCCGACGACCTGACCGACGGCCTGCGAGTCGGTGTCGGAGAGCTGACCGAGGACGCCGTTCCGGCACTCGACCCCGTCGAGGTCGTCGCCGTCGCGCCGGCGGAGGCCGGTTCGTTCGAGGTGGCGCTGGCGACCGGCCAGGTCGAGCCGGGCACGACGCTCGCGGTCTACACCTCGCCGGTGGACGCGGAGGCGGACGCGGCCTACACGACGCAGACACCGATCTCGTTCGCCGAGGCACGCACGCCGGAGCTCACGGTCACCCCGACCGACGGCCTGGAACCGGGCAGCGTCGTCGAGGTGTCCGGAACGGGGTTCGCGCCCAACCGGAAGATCTCCATCGCCTTCACACCGAACACCGAACAGCACCCCGAGTACGGCTGGCCGACCGGCTGGCTGCACCACGGCGTCGTCCAGGCGGACGAGGCCGGGAACCTGGCCCGCACCCTCACCGTCGCCGGGACCGTCACCGGAACCGGGGTGGACTGCCGCGAGAACGCGTGCTTCCTCGCCGCGTTCAGCTCGGCGCAGGCGTCCGACGCGACCCCGGTCGACTACCGCGCCGACCGCAGCCAGGACGTCGTCATCCCGGTGACGTTCGCCGCGGACGGTCCGGACCCGGAGCCGGAAGCCGCAGTGACCGTCGACCCGGAGACGGTCGCGCCGGGCGAAACGGTGGCGTTCGACGGCACCGGCTACGGCGCCGACGAGGAGGTCGAGGCGACGATCCAGGTCGACGCCGCCGCCACGTCCTACACCTTCGACAACGACAACGGTCAGTCCCTGACCGTCAGCTCCGGCGACGCCAACCCGCTCGTGCAGCGCGACGGCAAGCTGCTGGTCGTCGACGGCGGTGAACTGTCGGTGACGCTGGACGGCCTGGAACCGAACACGCCGGACGCGCCGGCCGGGTTCTACCTGCTGACCGCGGTGGACAACGGCGCGGGCAACCTGGCCACCCCGGCCATCGGCGGCGCCGACACGAACGGCGGGTCCGGCACCTCCCGGTGGATCACGAACGTCCCGTACCCGGGCAGCGAGGACCTCGTGGTGCCGATCACCGACGGCTCCGCCTCGACGTCCGTCTCGCTGGTCGCCGCGGACGAGTTCGCCGACTGCACCACGGCGACGGACGGTTGCGTGCTGTACCTGCGCACCGACCACCGCTCGGCGGCGAACCGGACGTTCGACGTACGAGTACCGCTGGAGTTCGTCACCCCCGACGAGCTGGCCGAGGCCGCCGAGGTGGAGCCGGTGACCCTCACCGCGATCACCGACGCCGACGGCGCCGTCACGCTGGACTGGACGGTCCCGGCCGACACCCCGGCAGGTGCCGCGACGGTGACGCTGACCGGTACGTCGTCCGGCCGGTCCGCGACGGCGCGGTTCACCGTCACCGAGGCGCCCCCCGGCAACGACGACGGCGGCTCCGACGACGGCGGGTCGGACGACGGCGGGTCGGACGACGGCGGGTCGGACGACGGGACCGATGACGGCACCGGCGGTGGCTCGGACAGCGGCACTGACGGCGGCACTGACGGCGGCACTGACGGCGGCACTGACGCGGACGGCGGCCCGGGCAGCGGTGCTGGTGCTGGCGGTTCCGGTGCCGGTGACCTGCCGGACACCGGCTCCGGCGCGGGTCTCGTGCTGGCGGTCGGGGTGGCGCTGATCGCCGGCGGTCTCGCGGTGGCCCTGCTCGACCGCCGCCGCCGGACGGCGTAGCCCTCAGCATCCCCCTCCTCGCGTTGATCTTGGAGTAACGGCGGAATCAATCGGGCGAATCGGGCCGGGTTTCTGCTATTGCTCCAAGATCAACGCGAAGGCGGGGAATGCGTTCTGCCAGCATCGGGTTGCAGCGCCCATGGTGACCACGAGCGCGCTCCTCGGTATCGCTGCCGTCGCCCTGGGCCTCGTGCTCACGCCTGGGCCGAACATGATCTATCTGGTGTCGCGTTCGGTGACCCAGGGCCGGCGGGCAGGCCTCATCTCGCTCACCGGGGTGGCCGCCGGGTTCTTCGTCTACCTGCTGGCCGCCGCGGCCGGTATCGCGGCGGTGTTCACGCTGGTGCCTGCGTTGTATACGGCACTGAAGGTGGCCGGCGCCGCCTACCTGCTGTGGCTGGCGTGGAAGGCGCTGCGGCCGGGCGGCGAGTCGGTGTTCTCGCCCAAGCCGCTGCCGCCGGACCCGCCGCGACGGCTGTTCACCATGGGCATGGTGACCAACCTGCTGAACCCGAAGATCGCCATCCTGTATGTGTCGCTGCTGCCGCAGTTCGTCGACCCGGCGCGGGGCAGTGTCGCCACCCAGAGCGTCGTGCTGGGGCTGGCGCAGATCGTGGTGGCGCTGACGGTGAACGCGCTGATCGTGCTGACCGCCGGGTCGCTGGCGTCGTTCCTGGGCCGGCGGCCGGGTTGGCTGCGCACGCAACGGTTCGTGATGGGCTCGGTGCTGGCCGGCCTCGCGGTCCGGTTGCTGGCCGACCGGTCCCGCCCCGCTGCCGCGACAACGTAGCCAACTCCCGACAGCATTGGTCGATAGGGTGGTGCTGCAGCTCAGGGGCAATG
It encodes:
- a CDS encoding HtaA domain-containing protein; the protein is MRTDLTRHARRALSSLLAVTVGVGGLVVVASAAPVAAEPVSTAAAGVVGGSLDWGVKASFRTYITGPIAHGSVEVHPPATTNDDGTFRFADAAGEADGEAGTADLAFAGEVYFSGHDSGSGPLLELTVTDPAVRIDGATGVLVADVVSKSLDSGELVEYVDVELAELDLSATPLTVDGDTVTATGVPATLTEAGVPAFANFYAAGTALDPVTFTVTVEETEPETVWEPALEVFAADGETPLGDTELNYGDTVVVRGSGYDPAGNVAPENSRPPIPAGVPAGTYVVFGKFADEWRPSQGAASSARVVGSQLWALAEGALNQVPSQYQGAIRAQWVPIGDDGTFAAELTIAQPTDRTTGEPVPWPETGTFGVYTYAAGGTVNAEQERAVPVTVAEPEPEPEPEPEPGTGTLDWGVKASFRNYITGPIAHGSIEVREPATQNSDGTFRFGSGSGDESELTFAGEVYFAGHDMGSGPLLELTVTDPRVSVSGSSGVLVADVASKSLSSGELVTYDDVALADLDFNEHPVTVVDGVVSAAEVPATLTVDGVAAFADFYAAGTELDPVTFNVELGEEPTAPTPIVTVSKTENLDPYADQVTVTGTGFAADDLTDGLRVGVGELTEDAVPALDPVEVVAVAPAEAGSFEVALATGQVEPGTTLAVYTSPVDAEADAAYTTQTPISFAEARTPELTVTPTDGLEPGSVVEVSGTGFAPNRKISIAFTPNTEQHPEYGWPTGWLHHGVVQADEAGNLARTLTVAGTVTGTGVDCRENACFLAAFSSAQASDATPVDYRADRSQDVVIPVTFAADGPDPEPEAAVTVDPETVAPGETVAFDGTGYGADEEVEATIQVDAAATSYTFDNDNGQSLTVSSGDANPLVQRDGKLLVVDGGELSVTLDGLEPNTPDAPAGFYLLTAVDNGAGNLATPAIGGADTNGGSGTSRWITNVPYPGSEDLVVPITDGSASTSVSLVAADEFADCTTATDGCVLYLRTDHRSAANRTFDVRVPLEFVTPDELAEAAEVEPVTLTAITDADGAVTLDWTVPADTPAGAATVTLTGTSSGRSATARFTVTEAPPGNDDGGSDDGGSDDGGSDDGGSDDGTDDGTGGGSDSGTDGGTDGGTDGGTDADGGPGSGAGAGGSGAGDLPDTGSGAGLVLAVGVALIAGGLAVALLDRRRRTA
- a CDS encoding LysE family translocator encodes the protein MVTTSALLGIAAVALGLVLTPGPNMIYLVSRSVTQGRRAGLISLTGVAAGFFVYLLAAAAGIAAVFTLVPALYTALKVAGAAYLLWLAWKALRPGGESVFSPKPLPPDPPRRLFTMGMVTNLLNPKIAILYVSLLPQFVDPARGSVATQSVVLGLAQIVVALTVNALIVLTAGSLASFLGRRPGWLRTQRFVMGSVLAGLAVRLLADRSRPAAATT